Proteins from one Dromiciops gliroides isolate mDroGli1 chromosome 6, mDroGli1.pri, whole genome shotgun sequence genomic window:
- the LOC122731865 gene encoding olfactory receptor 8U9, which yields MAEINFTGVTEFILLGITDKQELKTPLFVVFLSIYVFTVVGNLGLIIVIRMDSRLKTPMYFFLSHLAFVDFCYSSTITPKMLGNFLYEKNTISFNACAAQLGCFLAFMTAECLLLASMAYDRYVAICNPLLYMVLMSPKICIQLVAVPYSYSFLVALFHVILTFRLSYCGSNIINHFYCDDMPLLRLSCSDTYSKQIWIFACAGIMFISSLMVVFVSYMYIISAILKMQSAEGRRKAFSTCGSHMVAVTIFYGTLIFMYLQPSSNHSLDTDKMASVFYTVIIPMLNPLIYSLRNKEVKDALKRALSNSKHGLIIIKLKN from the coding sequence ATGGCTGAGATTAATTTCACTGGGGTGACGGAGTTCATTCTCTTGGGCATCACTGACAAGCAGGAGCTGAAGACTCCCCTCTTTGTGGTGTTTTTGTCTATCTATGTGTTCACAGTGGTCGGCAATCTGGGTCTCATCATAGTCATCAGAATGGACTCACGACTAAAAACTCCAATGTATTTCTTCCTGAGTCACCTTGCTTTTGTTGATTTCTGCTATTCTTCCACCATTACTCCCAAGATGTTGGGGAATTTTTTGTATGagaaaaatactatttctttCAATGCGTGTGCTGCCCAATTAGGTTGCTTTCTTGCCTTCATGACAGCAGAATGCTTGCTGCTAGCTTCCATGGCCTATGATCGTTATGTGGCCATTTGCAACCCTTTGCTTTATATGGTTTTAATGTCTCCTAAAATCTGTATTCAGCTTGTAGCTGTACCTTATAGCTATAGCTTTCTGGTTGCATTATTCCATGTTATCCTTACTTTCCGCCTCTCCTACTGTGGTTCCAATATTATCAACCATTTCTACTGTGATGACATGCCTCTCTTGAGGCTGTCCTGTTCTGACACCTACTCCAAACAAATATGGATTTTTGCATGCGCAGGGATCATGTTTATCTCTTCTCTTATGGTTGTCTTTGTCTCCTACATGTATATCATTTCTGCGATTCTAAAGATGCAATCAGCTGAGGGCAGGCGCAAAGCCTTCTCCACCTGTGGCTCACATATGGTGGCAGTCACCATTTTCTATGGGACCTTGATATTTATGTACTTACAGCCCAGCTCAAACCATTCCCTTGATACAGATAAGATGGCCTCAGTCTTTTATACAGTCATCATTCCCATgttaaatccccttatctacagTTTGAGaaacaaagaggtaaaagatgCTTTGAAGAGGGCCTTAAGCAATAGCAAGCATGGCCttattataataaaattgaaaaattga